Proteins from a single region of Desulfolutivibrio sulfoxidireducens:
- a CDS encoding Hsp20/alpha crystallin family protein, with protein MNGNVAKSETSLPRIKPATDIIETEEGFLILMDMPGVNKEHLILDLNEDEIKISGKAEYDPSEKRKLGHVEFGSGEYFRSFTLSHIVDKERIKATLKNGVLEIVLPKAEKAQPRKIEIQAG; from the coding sequence ATGAACGGGAACGTCGCCAAAAGCGAGACGAGTCTGCCCCGGATCAAGCCGGCCACGGACATCATCGAGACCGAGGAAGGGTTTCTGATCCTGATGGACATGCCAGGCGTGAACAAGGAGCATTTGATCCTCGACCTCAACGAGGACGAGATCAAGATATCGGGCAAGGCCGAATACGATCCTTCGGAAAAGCGCAAGCTGGGCCATGTGGAGTTCGGATCGGGAGAATACTTCCGCAGCTTCACCCTGTCGCACATCGTGGACAAGGAGCGGATCAAGGCCACGCTCAAAAACGGCGTGCTGGAGATTGTGTTGCCCAAGGCTGAAAAGGCCCAGCCGCGCAAGATCGAGATCCAGGCCGGATAA
- a CDS encoding efflux RND transporter periplasmic adaptor subunit, with protein sequence MSIVTVKPQKILMTKELSGRTSAFRIAEIRPRVNGLIQKRLFTEGGDVTEGQVLYQIDPAPFEADLANAEAALAEAQAKLPSIQAKAQRYGKLLSSESLSRQDYDDAAAAHDQLKATITALQAKVATARINLGYTKVTAPISGRIGKSSVTDGALVSAYQTVALATIQQLDPIYVDVTQSSAELLRLKERREKGLINPDQANQNTVNLIMENGKPYAQEGTFQFSDVTVDPSTGSVTLRLIFPNPRAEILPGMFVRAIIKEGVNDEAILVAQQGVSRDSKGNPYALVVNAENKVEMRQLTLDRAIGNQWIVVSGLVPGDRVIVEGLQMLRPGTVVQVTPVDQGKDGQGQTAQADGRTPKNGGGDK encoded by the coding sequence GTGTCCATCGTGACCGTGAAGCCCCAAAAGATCCTGATGACCAAGGAATTGTCGGGACGCACCTCCGCGTTTCGGATCGCCGAGATACGCCCCCGCGTCAACGGGTTGATCCAGAAGCGTCTTTTTACCGAGGGCGGCGATGTCACCGAGGGGCAGGTGCTGTACCAGATCGATCCCGCCCCGTTCGAGGCCGATCTGGCCAACGCCGAGGCCGCCCTGGCCGAGGCCCAGGCCAAGCTGCCGAGCATCCAGGCCAAGGCCCAGCGCTACGGCAAGCTTCTCTCCAGCGAATCCTTAAGCCGGCAGGACTATGACGACGCCGCCGCCGCCCACGACCAGCTCAAGGCCACCATCACCGCCCTTCAGGCCAAGGTCGCGACCGCCAGGATCAACCTGGGATACACCAAGGTCACCGCGCCCATCTCCGGCCGCATCGGCAAGTCCAGCGTGACCGACGGCGCACTGGTCTCGGCGTACCAGACCGTGGCCCTGGCCACCATTCAGCAGCTCGATCCCATCTATGTGGACGTGACCCAGTCCTCGGCCGAGCTTCTCAGGCTGAAGGAACGCCGGGAGAAGGGGTTGATCAACCCGGATCAGGCGAACCAGAACACGGTCAATCTCATTATGGAGAACGGCAAGCCCTATGCCCAGGAGGGGACCTTCCAGTTCAGCGACGTCACCGTGGACCCCTCCACCGGCTCGGTCACCCTGCGCCTGATCTTCCCCAACCCGAGGGCGGAGATCCTGCCCGGCATGTTCGTGCGGGCGATCATCAAGGAAGGCGTCAACGACGAGGCCATCCTGGTGGCCCAGCAGGGCGTGTCCCGGGACAGCAAGGGCAACCCCTATGCCCTGGTGGTCAATGCCGAGAACAAGGTCGAGATGCGCCAACTGACCCTGGACCGGGCCATCGGCAACCAGTGGATCGTGGTCTCCGGACTCGTCCCGGGGGACCGGGTGATCGTCGAGGGCCTGCAGATGCTTCGGCCCGGAACCGTGGTCCAGGTCACGCCCGTTGACCAGGGCAAGGATGGCCAGGGCCAGACGGCCCAGGCCGACGGTCGGACGCCGAAAAACGGCGGGGGTGATAAATAA
- a CDS encoding efflux RND transporter permease subunit encodes MLSRFFLDRPVFAWVIAISIMALGALAIHKMPISQYPPIAPPSISITAYFPGASAETVENTVTQIIEQKMTGLDGLLYLSGTSSSSGEARLELTFEPGTDPDIAWSKVQNKLQLATASLPDEVQRSGVEVSKSTRNYLIVVGLISEDGSMNGVDLRDYAQSNLEKILSRVPGVGEVENFGSQYAMRVWLDPDKLHSYSLTVADVTAALTAYNVEVSAGQIGGAPFMPGQHLNAPIVVQHLLQTPEEFANIPIRVNPDGSVVRVKDVGRTELGSERFDIVGEYNGLPSAAMAIRQAAGANALDTADAIKSKLAEMSAYFPPGLKVVYPYDTTPFTKVAIEEVVKTLFEAVILVFLIMYLFMGNIRATIIPTIAVPVVLLGTFAVLSAFGFSINMLTMFAMVLAIGLLVDDAIVVVENVERIMSEEGLSPREATAKSMDEITSALVGIGLVLSAVFGPMAFFQGSTGVLYRQFSVTVIAAMLLSVVVALVLTPVLCATFLKPVPKGHEPSENVIFFLRPFFRWFDRVFYRARSIYVGLVGRSFSRAARYLVLYALIVAGVGYLFVRMPTGYIPEEDQGILMIQATLPPGSSTLEQTEAVMAKVRNYFLEQEKDAVDSFMNVSGVSFSGQGQNMALGFVKLKDWDKRPGDDLKVKAIAARASKHLSQINEAMVFAFPPPPVVELGMATGFDFQLQDRGGLGHDKLMAARNQLLGMARQEPRLVRVRPNGMEDVPEYHVAVDWDKAGALGVPITSIHNTISAAFGSSYVNNFIQAGRVKQVYVQADAPYRMQPQDLNKLYVRNTEDKMVPFSAFATGRWTVGSPKLERYNAFPSINILGEPAPGHSTGEAMAIMEDFAAKLPKGIGFDWTGLSYQERMSTAQGPLLYAFSIFVIFLCVAALYESWTIPIVNMLMLPLGVLGAIAATSLRGMPNDVYFQIGFLTTLGLSTKNAILIIQFIKERMGHGESLIDATLGAVKTRFRPVLMTSLAFFFGVLPLAIATGAGAGAMNAIGTAVCGGMLSATFIDLIFIPLFFVLTSRLFKAR; translated from the coding sequence ATGTTGTCGCGATTTTTCCTGGACAGGCCGGTCTTCGCCTGGGTCATCGCCATAAGCATCATGGCCCTTGGCGCGTTGGCCATCCACAAGATGCCCATTTCCCAGTATCCGCCCATCGCCCCGCCCTCCATCTCCATCACCGCCTATTTCCCGGGCGCCTCGGCCGAGACGGTGGAGAACACCGTGACCCAGATCATCGAGCAGAAGATGACCGGCCTGGACGGGCTGCTGTATTTAAGCGGAACCAGCTCCTCTTCGGGCGAGGCCAGGCTGGAGCTGACCTTCGAGCCGGGCACCGATCCGGACATCGCCTGGTCCAAGGTGCAAAACAAGCTGCAACTGGCCACGGCCAGCCTGCCCGACGAGGTGCAGCGCTCGGGCGTCGAGGTCAGCAAGTCCACCCGCAACTACCTCATCGTGGTCGGCCTGATCTCGGAAGACGGAAGCATGAACGGCGTGGATCTGCGGGACTACGCCCAGTCCAACCTGGAGAAGATCCTCTCCCGGGTGCCCGGGGTGGGCGAGGTGGAGAACTTCGGCAGCCAGTACGCCATGCGCGTCTGGCTCGATCCGGACAAGCTGCACAGCTACAGCCTGACCGTGGCCGACGTTACCGCAGCGCTTACCGCCTACAACGTCGAGGTCTCGGCCGGCCAGATCGGGGGCGCGCCCTTCATGCCCGGCCAGCACCTCAACGCGCCCATCGTGGTCCAGCACCTGCTCCAGACCCCGGAGGAATTCGCCAACATCCCCATCCGCGTCAATCCCGACGGCTCCGTGGTCCGGGTCAAGGACGTCGGGCGTACGGAACTGGGCTCCGAACGCTTCGACATCGTGGGCGAGTACAACGGCCTGCCCTCGGCCGCCATGGCCATCCGCCAGGCCGCCGGGGCCAACGCCCTGGACACCGCCGACGCCATCAAGAGCAAGCTTGCGGAGATGAGCGCGTATTTTCCCCCGGGCTTGAAGGTGGTCTATCCCTACGACACCACGCCGTTCACCAAGGTGGCCATCGAAGAGGTGGTCAAGACCCTGTTCGAGGCCGTGATCCTGGTTTTTTTGATCATGTACCTGTTCATGGGCAACATCCGGGCCACGATTATCCCGACCATCGCGGTGCCCGTGGTGCTCTTGGGGACCTTCGCGGTCCTAAGCGCCTTCGGCTTCTCCATCAACATGCTGACCATGTTCGCCATGGTGCTGGCCATCGGCCTGCTGGTGGACGACGCCATCGTGGTGGTCGAAAACGTGGAGCGGATCATGTCCGAGGAGGGCCTCTCGCCCCGGGAGGCCACAGCCAAGTCCATGGACGAGATCACCAGCGCCCTGGTCGGCATCGGCCTGGTGCTCTCGGCGGTGTTCGGTCCCATGGCCTTTTTCCAGGGGTCCACGGGGGTGCTCTACCGCCAGTTCTCGGTCACGGTCATCGCCGCCATGCTGCTTTCCGTGGTGGTGGCCCTGGTCCTGACCCCGGTTCTGTGCGCCACGTTTCTCAAACCCGTGCCCAAGGGGCATGAGCCTTCGGAAAACGTGATCTTCTTTCTGCGTCCCTTTTTCCGCTGGTTCGACCGGGTCTTTTACCGCGCCCGGTCCATCTACGTGGGCCTGGTGGGCAGGTCCTTCTCCAGGGCCGCGCGCTACCTCGTCCTGTACGCCCTGATCGTGGCCGGGGTGGGCTACCTGTTTGTGCGCATGCCAACCGGCTACATCCCGGAGGAGGACCAGGGCATCCTCATGATCCAGGCCACCCTGCCGCCGGGCTCGTCCACCCTGGAGCAGACCGAGGCGGTCATGGCCAAGGTCCGCAACTATTTCCTGGAGCAGGAAAAAGACGCCGTGGACAGCTTCATGAACGTCTCCGGCGTGAGTTTCAGCGGCCAGGGACAGAACATGGCCCTGGGATTCGTCAAGCTCAAGGACTGGGACAAGAGGCCGGGCGACGACCTCAAGGTCAAGGCCATCGCCGCCCGGGCCTCAAAGCACTTGTCCCAGATCAACGAGGCCATGGTCTTCGCCTTTCCGCCGCCGCCGGTGGTGGAATTGGGCATGGCCACGGGCTTCGACTTCCAGTTGCAGGACCGGGGCGGCCTGGGCCACGACAAGCTCATGGCCGCGCGCAACCAGCTTCTGGGCATGGCCAGGCAGGAGCCCCGGCTGGTCCGGGTCCGGCCCAACGGCATGGAGGACGTTCCGGAGTACCATGTCGCCGTGGACTGGGACAAGGCCGGGGCACTGGGGGTGCCCATCACCTCCATCCATAATACCATTTCGGCGGCCTTCGGCAGCTCCTACGTCAACAACTTCATCCAGGCCGGCCGGGTCAAGCAGGTCTACGTCCAGGCGGATGCCCCGTACCGCATGCAGCCCCAGGACTTAAACAAGCTCTACGTCCGCAACACCGAGGACAAGATGGTCCCCTTCTCGGCCTTTGCCACCGGCCGCTGGACCGTGGGGTCGCCCAAGCTTGAGCGCTACAACGCCTTTCCGTCCATCAACATCCTGGGCGAGCCCGCACCGGGCCACAGCACCGGCGAGGCCATGGCCATCATGGAGGATTTCGCCGCCAAGCTGCCCAAGGGCATCGGCTTCGACTGGACGGGCCTGTCCTATCAGGAACGCATGTCCACGGCCCAGGGGCCGCTTCTCTACGCCTTCTCGATCTTCGTGATCTTTTTGTGCGTGGCGGCCCTGTATGAAAGCTGGACCATCCCCATCGTCAACATGCTCATGCTGCCGCTTGGCGTGCTCGGGGCCATCGCGGCCACGTCGCTGCGGGGCATGCCCAACGACGTCTACTTCCAGATCGGCTTTCTGACCACGCTCGGGCTATCCACGAAAAACGCCATCCTGATCATCCAGTTCATCAAGGAGCGCATGGGCCACGGGGAGTCGCTCATCGACGCCACGCTCGGCGCGGTCAAGACCCGATTTCGGCCGGTGCTCATGACCTCCCTGGCGTTTTTCTTCGGGGTCCTGCCCCTGGCCATCGCCACCGGGGCCGGGGCCGGGGCCATGAACGCCATCGGCACGGCCGTGTGCGGCGGCATGCTCTCGGCCACGTTTATCGACCTCATCTTCATCCCCCTGTTCTTCGTGCTGACCTCCCGGCTGTTCAAGGCCAGGTAA
- a CDS encoding GNAT family N-acetyltransferase, with product MRIRDERPDDVVPISHIHYAAFTGHPMHAPGSQPVEHRIVEGLRDSGRLALSLLAEADGKPVGHVALSPAVVGEDATGWFLLGPVGVLPGLQGQGIGSALVRESLRRARDMGAAGVVLVGDPGFYARLGFRNMPGLAHRGVPDRNVLAAWFGDTAPTGEIIAHEAFGVHAS from the coding sequence ATGCGGATACGAGACGAACGGCCCGATGACGTTGTACCCATCTCCCACATACACTACGCCGCCTTCACCGGGCATCCCATGCACGCGCCTGGTTCACAGCCCGTGGAGCATCGCATCGTCGAAGGCCTGCGCGATTCCGGCCGCCTGGCCCTGTCCCTGCTGGCGGAAGCCGATGGAAAGCCCGTCGGGCATGTCGCCCTTTCGCCCGCCGTCGTGGGCGAGGACGCGACCGGCTGGTTCCTGCTCGGACCCGTCGGCGTCCTGCCCGGCCTCCAGGGCCAGGGCATAGGTTCCGCCCTGGTCCGCGAGTCGCTGCGCCGAGCGCGCGACATGGGGGCCGCCGGCGTCGTGCTGGTGGGCGATCCCGGATTCTACGCGCGACTGGGCTTCAGAAACATGCCGGGACTCGCCCACAGGGGTGTGCCGGACCGGAACGTCCTGGCGGCGTGGTTCGGGGACACGGCCCCCACAGGCGAAATCATCGCCCACGAGGCCTTCGGCGTCCACGCGTCCTGA
- a CDS encoding ArsR family transcriptional regulator: MPRESKFDAVKLRTLIGEGKSAQQIMDAFGVKKPMIKSYLARLIQLDEKFYKIEGMDGRAVSGSPVIKKTGLHLGATLLKN, from the coding sequence ATGCCCCGCGAATCCAAATTCGACGCCGTGAAGCTTCGCACCCTCATCGGCGAAGGGAAATCAGCCCAGCAGATCATGGATGCTTTCGGGGTCAAGAAGCCGATGATAAAGTCTTATCTGGCGCGGTTGATCCAGTTAGACGAGAAATTTTACAAGATCGAGGGAATGGATGGCCGGGCCGTGAGTGGGTCACCAGTGATCAAAAAGACGGGTTTGCACCTGGGGGCGACCCTCCTGAAAAATTAG
- a CDS encoding ISL3 family transposase: MSGSEITRLLGGWEGYRIGTVQRFEAGEKGLQAEVWIELLPLKRRRMRCSGCGRLVSKVHDIEERWIRDLPLLDTATWLLVWRRRVRCPDCGAKLEELPWVGRYSRVTKRLAESIGRLCEVASIKHVASFFGMSWWAVKAVDKQYLAEKLGPADVSNVSAIAMDEFAIQKGHRYATVIVEPYIKRVLWVGRGRSRESIRPFFELLGPEGCQAIKAVAMDMNGAYEAEVRAWCPDAAIVYDLFHVVMKYGREVIDPVRRAEAKRAEGDRQACKVIKGSRWLLLRNKRNIESQDDRIRLYDLLEANRNLMKVYVLKEDMKQLWDFRYPKAAKRFWKDWYRRAMQSGIEPLRRFAKRLKPYVPGIVAHCRHRLHTSLLEGINNKIKVIKRMAYGFRDDAYFFLKIRAAFPGIPR, translated from the coding sequence TTGTCCGGATCAGAGATTACCCGGCTTCTGGGCGGCTGGGAAGGATATCGTATCGGGACGGTCCAGCGTTTCGAGGCTGGCGAGAAAGGGCTGCAAGCCGAAGTCTGGATCGAGCTTTTGCCGCTCAAGCGAAGACGGATGCGTTGCAGCGGGTGCGGAAGACTCGTGAGCAAGGTCCACGATATCGAGGAGCGGTGGATTCGCGACCTGCCACTTCTGGACACGGCAACGTGGCTTCTGGTCTGGCGACGCAGGGTTCGTTGCCCGGATTGCGGGGCAAAGCTTGAGGAGTTGCCTTGGGTTGGGCGCTACTCGCGAGTGACCAAGCGCTTGGCCGAAAGCATCGGCAGGTTGTGCGAGGTGGCTTCCATCAAGCATGTGGCCTCGTTCTTCGGCATGAGTTGGTGGGCGGTCAAGGCCGTGGACAAGCAATACCTTGCTGAAAAGCTCGGACCTGCGGACGTGAGCAACGTGAGTGCCATCGCCATGGACGAGTTCGCCATCCAGAAGGGGCATCGCTACGCCACGGTGATCGTGGAGCCGTACATCAAACGCGTGCTCTGGGTCGGCCGGGGCCGAAGCCGCGAAAGCATCCGGCCGTTCTTTGAACTGCTTGGCCCGGAAGGTTGTCAAGCCATCAAAGCCGTGGCCATGGACATGAACGGCGCTTACGAGGCGGAGGTCCGGGCTTGGTGCCCCGATGCTGCAATCGTCTACGACCTGTTCCATGTGGTCATGAAGTACGGCCGCGAAGTCATCGATCCGGTCCGCCGCGCCGAAGCCAAACGTGCCGAGGGTGACAGGCAGGCATGCAAGGTGATCAAGGGCTCGCGCTGGCTACTGCTGCGAAACAAGCGAAACATCGAGAGCCAGGACGACAGGATCAGGCTCTATGATCTGCTCGAAGCCAACCGGAACTTGATGAAAGTCTATGTGCTCAAGGAGGATATGAAGCAGCTCTGGGACTTTCGCTACCCGAAAGCGGCTAAACGCTTCTGGAAGGACTGGTACCGACGGGCTATGCAAAGCGGGATCGAGCCGCTACGCCGCTTCGCCAAAAGACTCAAGCCCTACGTACCAGGCATCGTGGCCCACTGCCGCCATCGGCTGCACACCAGTCTCCTGGAAGGGATCAACAACAAGATCAAGGTGATCAAACGGATGGCTTACGGCTTCAGGGACGACGCCTACTTCTTCCTCAAAATCAGGGCTGCTTTTCCCGGAATTCCGCGATGA